Within the Bacillus spongiae genome, the region ACTCGCCCATTTTCCGTGAAGACTAGGCTTCTTCCTTCTTAAAAATAATAAGAGCGGATATGTAGCTAAATATAAAAACAACCAGCCGAAAAATAAAGGAAGATGAAATAAACTTGGGTTTCCAATAATGCTACTAAGCAAAAAGGGAAGGATCAACATAGCCCACGCTCCATGCTGTTTAGGCAAAATTACTTTCATTTCAGTCACTTCCATTCCATAAAGACTATACGAGCATTTTATCAAACAAAGAACCGTCAATATGTGATTTGTATCACATATTAGCGTTTGAATAATAGTCCTTCCTTCCATCTTAAGGCGGATGAAAAACCATTCTTCCGTTTGTTATGGTTTCTTCTCGTATTGATTATACTAATAGAATAAATGAACAAACCGGAGGGTAAACGATGAAAAACAAAAAAAAGAAGCAACAAATGAAAAAGAATACAAATTCTAATGAAGCAACTACTCAAATCCAAGAAGAAATTCTTAATCGCCGAGCAGAATACTACAATCGACTTATCTAATTGATAGGCTATACAAACTAATAGAAGGATCACTTTGAGAATAGTACTTAGCAATCAGTCATAAACCTTCAGCTGAAAGAGTTTATGTACTGATTCTTGGTATTCCTTTAAAATGCATACTGGTGGAAAAAGTCGTATAAAGTGGCTCTAATATAGCCAAACCGTCAACAATGACCTTGCTTGGTTTCATGTATTTGAAAGGTTTCAGCAACAGAGAACGAAATCACGATGAAAGGCTTGATTATAAAAAGATTTTTTTACAAAATATTGAAACTTCGATACATTGATATTACCAAATGTCAAAATTATTATACAAGGGGCGAAAATATGTTGCTATTAATAGTAGCCATCGTATCTATTGTTATATGGAGTGCGCTTTCCCGAGAACTTATAATATCATCAAAAGAGAAAAACAGAGGAAAAATAATAACTTTAATGTCCGCAGATACATTTTCAACGGTAGTTCTGACTATATCACTTTTTCAAAATATCCAATCTTAAAATCCTCTAAATAGTTAGATAATAAAAAAGTAGCTTAATTAAAAAGCCAACTAAATCAAAACGAAACTTCCAATTTTATAGAAGTTTCGTTTTTAAAATGAAAATTCATCGATTGCATCGTTCATGTTTTTCAATTCTTGCGCTGAATGCTGAATCGTAATGTTTAGAAAAAAAAGGTTTGTTATATATCTTTAGTTAGAGCAGCTATTAGTTGAAGATGTTATAGTGTGTAGTTCAAAGACTTTGTTCACCACCAAATCAGCTGTATTCTCGACTGGAGGCATCCATAATCCTGTTATGGGTCCATATACGATTGGATTAAGCTCCACCTCATAGCCTCCAAATGGATATGCCTCCTTTGTCGGTAGGTATCCAAGATATCCGTTTGTATAGCCACCAAAAAAAGCAAGATTGCTTTTAAGCTTTTCTTGAACAATAAGAGCAGATTCCGAAAAAGGCTCCATTGGTATTCCTGAAAATAAGCCTTCGTTTAGTTGAAATAGTTGAATTTCCAACTCAATGGATATGTGTCTATTTTGCTGATTGTACTTATCTACCATAGCCGTAAGCCACTTATTTGGATTCACTCCCCACTGTTCTTCAGCTGCTGCCGCCATTTTTTTTAGTTCATCAGGTTCAGGAATTGCTTTTAAATCCAATGGCACCTTATCAGAAATTATTTCAAGCTTGGAAATAGATTTGAAAGGAGTAGATGGAATCATCGTAAGAACATTCCCACTCAATACATAGGCCATTTTCCTTAACGCTTCCATTGAACCACGGTACTTAGCGTTAACATTTCCAGTTGCACACTGTACAATGATTACTGGACATTTAAATGTGGATTCTAGAATTTCGCGTGTTAATCCCGGATAATCTGCTGATAAGATATCACTATCCTTCTTTAATACATTAGGGTGTGCAGTACAAAACACAATGGCTCCGGATAGCTTTTGTGTATGTTTATTTCGAGCTACTAAAATGCCTATCCGTTTATCAACAATACCATTTTCATTTGTTCCCATTATTACTTTACCATCAGGCGTATTTTCTCTTCGATTTACACCTATGTCCCCTGTTGTAACATTCCAACCAACCTCAGAAGGCTCCAAATTGTTGTTTGCATTAACTGCCGCTTTAACAACATTTCTTATCAATATTGTTTTATAAGCTTTTACTACTTCACTATGACTGACTGTAGCAGGTCCTGAATGAGTATGGCTATAGACAATAGTTATTACTTCAATAGAAATATTTAATTCCATGGCTATTTGCTGACGGACTCTTAAAGTATCTTCAACGAGCATTCCAATATTATCGACACTAATAAAAACCGTTTTCGTTTTGTTGCTTTCAAACACAAACGCTGTCGCATATATTCTTTCATTAACGTTTGTAATCCCTGTTGTTCTATGATATCCAATAAAGTCAATCCCTAAAGGTGGTGTAATATCCACCTTGTACACTCCTACTCTACTCATTCAAATCTCTCCATCTTCCTATGACATTGATCTCATTGCTTACTTAACTATCATGATTATATTACAATTATTTCAAATACAACCTAATTATACAATTAAAAAAATGGAAAAGATCGCATTTCTTATTAGAGGAATGCGATCTTTCTTAGATTTTATGTTCAATTTGCCTGTTCATGGTTTCATTATTTCTAATAAACCATCATCATCCATATTTCGGATAGATACTATCTTTCCATTTTCATTGAGATTAATTCTTGCCGTGATAATTGCAGTGTTTTTTTGATTGTCTTTTGTATATTCCACTTTTACTTCATAATCATATGCATTATCTTGAACTAGTTTCATCTCAATAGAAGTTGGTTTTAATTGAAACCCATATCCATATGCAAATGTTTGAAATAGCATAATTTGATTAGATTTAATCATTTCTTCCCAATTCACAACGAGAGGCTTATAGTTTTCTTCGACATACTCTTCTAGTTCAGGTGGAAATGCTCCATCTTGTTCAAAAGCATCCTTTAGTTCATCACTAGGCCCTGTGAACTCTTTTTCCAAAAAAGTTCGAATAGTTTTCTCATCCACTGTTTCTGAAAAGCAACCGACAAGTAAAACAATAACAGGCACCAAAACGAATAAATTCTTGATGAAACTAATGATATTTTTCATAATTTCAACCTCCTCAGTAACAACTTATACGTACAATAAGGAGGAATATTTCATTTTCTTAAAAATAAAAGCGATATTTTATTGTAGCATTTGTCCAATTCTTTAAAATCTAACCTTCTTTATTCGGTAATAAGTAGACTACCTAATTCGTTACCAGAAAACAAAGAATCCTAGCTCCACACCTTTTCTAATGTACTTCTAAATATCAGATCAAGATGATGTGTAGGGTCTTGTATATTGATATTTATTTGCTTTGAATATTCTCTTAGTCTTATGATTTCCTCATTTAAAAACTGGTTTATGATTTCAACTTTCGGTTCATAATTAAGCTCTTCTCCGTTTATTTTTCTTTTTAATAAGATTTGAATTTGTTTCTTTAATTCCCCATCAGGTAATAGATCCTCTAGTAATCTTGGGAACTCTAATGGTGGAAACTCATTATATTTTTCTATCCATTTCGCAGCTAATACTGGTCTTAATACATAGAAATATTTTTTTATTCTTACTTCATCCCCTTGCAAGTATTCACGAAAATTCTTACTTGCCATATTTAAGTAGTGGTGTAAACAGGAGTTCGGAGCAAAAATATCCATACTAAGCTCTTTCATCTTGTCAACAGTAGAGAAAGCTTGATAATAGACAATCCTTGACCTTAGCCATTCTAGTAAAGGGGGGTTGGATTTTCTAAATAGCCTCAATGCCTTTGTAAGTTCCCAGCCAGATATATCTAATAAATCATTAATTGGTAATTCAATTACATCTCTTTTCTTCCCGATCCCCATTTGGTCAATTGCTAGATAATCATTCTTTCGATGCACATAGATAAAACGAACATCATAATCACTATCTTTTGAAGGAAATTCCCAAGCTCTGCTTCCCGATTCAACAGCCTATAGAACCTTTACATTATATTCTTCTTCAATTTTTAATAAGGATTTTATTATTGTTTCTTTCATCACCGTAACCTCCATGCTTCTATCGTATAAAATATTTCATTATTTTTTGAATCTTTCCACAATAACGAATTAAGAATCCATCTGTGTATGAATGGACTTTTTATTGACCAAACAGCTAGATAGAAAATACTATAATGTGTTTATTATAACGAAATAGATTAGTTGAAGAAGTAATAACTCTATCGTATTCCGTTCAATTTTTGTCTACCCAGTAAGCTCATACAATAGGAATATTCTTTTGATGGGAGGCGATTATTATAGTTCGTTTTTCATGTATATATTAAAAACCTCATGACTGAATGTCATAAGGCTGATTTATATATACCGATTTAATTGTTGATAGATTGCACTCATTTCATCTATATTCATTCTAACTAAACCACTTGAAGAGGGGGCTACAAAGTCTATGACACCACCTACAACACTTTCTTCCTGCTTCCCCCAATAGATTTTCTTTCGCTTCGTAAGTTGCTGATACACTCCTTTTCCTACATAAAAGGCTACCTTTGGGAGATAAATACCCAGTTTTTGTTGCAGTAGAACTCTCCCTTCATCGTATTCGATAGATGTAATATCTGCTGCCGCTTTAGTAGGTCTACTGACAATATTCGTAAAACCGTAGCCTAGTGAGAGTAAATTTTGATCTTCTGAATGGTGAAATACTCTCGGTGTTAATGAAGCCGCATGGAGTATTTTCCAAAAGCGATTACTTGGATGAGCATAATGATGTCCCTGTTCTGATGATCGAACACTTGGGTTGTAGCCGATAAAAACGATTTTAAGATTCGGTTGCAAATGGTCAACTACTTCGTTCAACTTTCTCCAACTCCCTGCTTCCTAGTGTGTTTCTTTCTGTTTTAGCAAATACTGTCCCAAATATCGATGCGAGCACTTGTTGAAAAAGCATGCCTACTACTACAGGCACTGCAACAGGTGGAGGGAAATATTGTACCGCCATAACAGCTCCTGCACTTATATTTCTCATTCCCCCACAAAATAATAGAGTTACTCTATTTTCTCTATTTTGTTTCGTTAGGATTCCTACTACCCATGCAAGCAAATAGCCACTCATTGAAATCACGAAAACGGTACTAGCAATTAAGATTAATTCATAATCGATATGACGTAAGTAAGGCGCAACCGCAGCACTATTAATGGAGACAACGATACCAATTCCGAGCTTCGAGAAAGGGGCTAGTGTAGCTCCTAATGAATCTTTAATCGTTCCTGAACTAAGCTGATTCAGGGTCATGCCGATGAGAGAAGGCAACACAATCATGAAAAAGAATCCACTCATTAAGGGCCCAACATGAAATGGTACCCGTTCTCCAACTAGAAGAGCCAATGTAGCAGGAACAATGATGGGAGATAATAGTGTGTCAATTAAAATGACCGAAAGGGCTAGTCCTATATTACCTTTATAGATTAATACCCAAACAAAGCTCGTTATTCCAGTTGGAATAGCCATTCCCAGAACCAAACCGGTTATCGTATAAGCATTTTGAAAAACGATTGATCCTATTCCATAAGCCCATAATGGCATAACAATATGAAGAAGTATCAGTACGAAAAGTAACGGGAGCGGTCGTAAAAATACTTCTTTCACAGAATGAAAGTTAGAACTTAAACTTCCTGAAAAAGTCATCATGGCAAATACCCAAGGCACGATAAATGTCCATTGAGCTAAATAATCCGCGAATAAAACACCTATGATGACACTAATGGGTGTGATAATTGGTAATAGTTTTTGCAGCCACCTGTTCAATTTCTCTAGCATCATGGAACTCCTCATGTTTACTCATTTTAAAAGTATATCATATTTATTCTAGTATCCTGTCATTTCAAATGATGAATCAATTTCCTTATTTTTTGCATTGTCCCGTAAAGGTTGTCATCTTTTTAAAGCTGAATGAATGAGTAAAGTCCCAGTTCAAGAATAGTTTTCACTTCGGTCCATCCTGTTTGAATCTCATATATTCCTTGTTTTTGAATGATTTCTTCCCCGAGGAATCGACCTCTTTTGTATAGGAGCTTATAGAA harbors:
- a CDS encoding bile acid:sodium symporter family protein, which produces MMLEKLNRWLQKLLPIITPISVIIGVLFADYLAQWTFIVPWVFAMMTFSGSLSSNFHSVKEVFLRPLPLLFVLILLHIVMPLWAYGIGSIVFQNAYTITGLVLGMAIPTGITSFVWVLIYKGNIGLALSVILIDTLLSPIIVPATLALLVGERVPFHVGPLMSGFFFMIVLPSLIGMTLNQLSSGTIKDSLGATLAPFSKLGIGIVVSINSAAVAPYLRHIDYELILIASTVFVISMSGYLLAWVVGILTKQNRENRVTLLFCGGMRNISAGAVMAVQYFPPPVAVPVVVGMLFQQVLASIFGTVFAKTERNTLGSRELEKVERSS
- a CDS encoding neutral/alkaline non-lysosomal ceramidase N-terminal domain-containing protein, yielding MSRVGVYKVDITPPLGIDFIGYHRTTGITNVNERIYATAFVFESNKTKTVFISVDNIGMLVEDTLRVRQQIAMELNISIEVITIVYSHTHSGPATVSHSEVVKAYKTILIRNVVKAAVNANNNLEPSEVGWNVTTGDIGVNRRENTPDGKVIMGTNENGIVDKRIGILVARNKHTQKLSGAIVFCTAHPNVLKKDSDILSADYPGLTREILESTFKCPVIIVQCATGNVNAKYRGSMEALRKMAYVLSGNVLTMIPSTPFKSISKLEIISDKVPLDLKAIPEPDELKKMAAAAEEQWGVNPNKWLTAMVDKYNQQNRHISIELEIQLFQLNEGLFSGIPMEPFSESALIVQEKLKSNLAFFGGYTNGYLGYLPTKEAYPFGGYEVELNPIVYGPITGLWMPPVENTADLVVNKVFELHTITSSTNSCSN
- a CDS encoding mismatch-specific DNA-glycosylase, whose amino-acid sequence is MNEVVDHLQPNLKIVFIGYNPSVRSSEQGHHYAHPSNRFWKILHAASLTPRVFHHSEDQNLLSLGYGFTNIVSRPTKAAADITSIEYDEGRVLLQQKLGIYLPKVAFYVGKGVYQQLTKRKKIYWGKQEESVVGGVIDFVAPSSSGLVRMNIDEMSAIYQQLNRYI